A window of the Phragmites australis chromosome 20, lpPhrAust1.1, whole genome shotgun sequence genome harbors these coding sequences:
- the LOC133901877 gene encoding uncharacterized protein LOC133901877: MRDFSCFGDGAVTLTAGAAGSGAGAALDRSLQAATASVYRVALSSRKELRIRVTWTRAVTGAGGAGAPAVAGPTGLAVAIDDGSRALPLAAAVGTPRRTSVQHFLQKKRGTRSFVTEAGTAVSIHWDTADAKYPAGPEPSHDYYLTVVADAEVALLLGGGEAARKLGRRFSPAPRRALLSRHEQVRAPFPSPAVATAAQLVHTTRCRFRDDGAEHEVTVACRGVEWGSRDGEVAVSVDGKTVVEARRVKWNFRGNRTAVLGDGAVVEVMWDVHDWLFAGVSGGGGGAQFMVKARGAAECGRVWMDEEMAKKGQAPGGFFLHLQCYRR, encoded by the coding sequence ATGCGAGACTTCTCCTGCTTCGGCGACGGAGCCGTCACCCTCACCGCAGGGGCAGCTGGCAGCGGGGCAGGCGCCGCGCTCGACCGCTCGCTCCAGGCGGCCACGGCCAGCGTCTACAGAGTCGCGCTGTCGTCGCGCAAGGAGCTTCGAATCAGGGTCACGTGGACGCGGGCCGTCACCGGggccggcggcgcgggggcGCCGGCAGTTGCTGGACCGACTGggctcgccgtcgccatcgacGACGGATCCCGGGCGTTGCCGCTAGCGGCGGCGGTCGGCACGCCGCGGCGGACGAGCGTGCAGCACTTTTTGCAGAAGAAGCGCGGGACCCGGTCCTTCGTCACCGAGGCCGGCACGGCGGTGTCCATCCACTGGGACACGGCTGACGCCAAGTACCCCGCGGGGCCGGAGCCCTCCCACGACTACTACCTCACCGTCGTCGCCGACGCCGAGGTCGCGCTCCttctcggcggcggcgaggcggcgcgTAAGCTCGGGCGACGCTTCTCCCCCGCGCCTCGGCGCGCGCTGCTGAGCCGGCACGAGCAGGTGCGCGCGCCGTTCCCTTCCCCTGCCGTCGCCACCGCGGCGCAGCTGGTCCACACGACGCGGTGCAGGTTCCGTGACGACGGGGCGGAGCACGAGGTCACGGTGGCGTGCCGCGGGGTGGAGTGGGGGTCGAGGGACGGCGAGGTGGCGGTCAGCGTCGACGGGAAGACGGTGGTGGAGGCGCGGCGGGTGAAGTGGAACTTCCGCGGGAACCGGACGGCGGTGCTCGGGGACGGCGCGGTGGTGGAGGTGATGTGGGATGTGCACGACTGGTTGTTCGCCGgcgtctccggcggcggcggaggggcgcaGTTCATGGTGAAGGCGCGCGGGGCGGCGGAGTGCGGGCGGGTGTGGATGGACGAGGAGATGGCGAAGAAGGGGCAGGCTCCCGGCGGGTTCTTCCTGCACCTGCAGTGCTACCGGCGGTGA